Proteins from one Geothermobacter hydrogeniphilus genomic window:
- a CDS encoding cytochrome C: MKKIFSPLAVLIICLAVLAACSTMNNSFQLPNNHPSPDDLGEQPKVCTNCHDARGDIPFERFVHGPTWGENHRQAAYQGERVCALCHQTSFCNDCHATRVELKPSLRHQTDNVRRMPHRGDYLSRHRIDGRVDPTSCFRCHGNPKAAATCVTCHG; this comes from the coding sequence ATGAAGAAGATCTTCTCCCCGCTTGCGGTTCTGATTATCTGCCTTGCCGTTCTGGCGGCATGCTCGACCATGAACAACAGCTTCCAGTTGCCGAACAACCACCCTTCACCTGATGACCTCGGCGAACAGCCCAAGGTCTGCACCAACTGTCATGACGCCCGGGGGGACATTCCCTTCGAGCGTTTCGTGCATGGTCCGACCTGGGGAGAGAACCACCGCCAGGCTGCCTACCAGGGAGAACGGGTCTGCGCCCTCTGCCACCAGACCAGCTTCTGCAACGACTGTCATGCCACCCGGGTGGAACTGAAGCCGTCACTCAGGCACCAGACCGATAACGTCCGGCGCATGCCGCATCGGGGCGATTATCTCAGCCGTCACCGTATCGACGGCCGGGTCGACCCGACGTCCTGTTTCCGTTGTCATGGCAATCCCAAGGCCGCAGCGACCTGCGTGACCTGTCACGGCTAG
- a CDS encoding cytochrome c3 family protein, translating to MMKRFLSILFAISLLGALLYGCSSSSSDAPLLGTAHPDGWVLTHKADYRADPASCTGCHGGNYEGSGSAPACRSCHLGSAPNFSVHPDRWSANGAEPFVEHRHFHNDDKVSWTTCATAECHGATLKGGNGSGPTGPSCFSTSFTNDNAITNGCHPTGPPAPQSHAGGNFSDPANHGPEAKGANQNNNNQLVCRNCHGRPSNTFDGGMVADPNIINNPNGTCSQLACHPAAQAHPTEWQGSGSVPGIDPAYFSSHRTTDQVTRDEACVLCHRVSSGGPGPKPGAPSCFSSNFTNANGTANNCHANGPGVAPHPTDGSYRNPDGPTGHGPDAKANLSFCAGCHATNTAAGSNPRFNVQIGGLLNGCETCHKAGTAHPDSDRWTFNQDGQTRRTHFAAGNVTTACAMCHNVSVGDSGGAAPACTGCHLIQGVFTSLDCTSCHGTPPDGTADLTGSTTPVAHQTTKAGGGNFTDVTGVPQHETCAVCHGARDDGNGRLTVKNSNYALFDRNSATYNQGGDHLDGQIEMNGPAPNTGAAYDPGTVGCAKACHANDNAHQLPNVSGLTIANGDYGAGSGCTSCHQYPPDTSPVLGAPAIVPVTHLFSDNGVKLLANHDDCAVCHGTRDDGTGAHAPAVNYNPSVDHQNGSINININYGYSTTTGGCAQSCHGDNASHRFPVGGGSGNTIVEGDYGQSVAGCNACHGYPPDGNADSTPAAPVSHLFNDSGAALLANHNECQLCHGTKDDGNSAHLPTGDYNVSTDHSSGSININSQLQYVSNPADPTFGGCNNSCHGNDANHRFPNSSGLPITLGNYGGFTCASCHDNGANGAPIVKIGQNLHTSGNCEDCHPGGTRGTLHGAGTPVQPEVVFIPNNPTVGINYSSHGGIYLGGDATSQTTEAEICWGCHDSFNPKISEWGTNSTVNTGLVGYDYGQIYADAGTTTVTSNWVNAWWKSATPDFAYKTGQVSSTHSVNPAVTGPGVDNVAQIRCSYCHDVHDRNQAPGDNVSNAPYLRGTWKGNPYPEDGAPQSGHTYNIYNRYGPVPRGDISNNETGGYQIDQNNGRPNTWSADQFGGLCELCHANTGDPSLNGNGVWDPGEIDTLNEFGDPAQAWVGTNGHSAAVKGGGGTNAADILTAAIRNPSGIGNNKNDSGRPDMGYYSYNGSRGYGFRSLHSNGWQLLPSLDGSTENYAFKDYSWQDLNNNDINTDTGLDTSVHEFTCSKCHNPHASRLPRLMITNCLDTKHNTWDDDFQTIPNTSNGDGASTPSTENIGVTWSNSTSAQNCHRVKDPSFTNAGGDGWNRVTPWGAGGGSAPDNGTIP from the coding sequence ATGATGAAGCGTTTTCTGTCGATACTATTTGCCATATCGCTCCTGGGTGCCCTGCTTTACGGCTGTTCCAGCAGCAGTTCCGACGCGCCTCTGCTCGGTACCGCTCACCCGGACGGCTGGGTGTTGACCCATAAAGCTGATTACCGCGCCGACCCGGCCAGCTGTACCGGTTGTCATGGCGGCAACTACGAAGGCAGCGGCAGTGCCCCGGCCTGCAGAAGTTGTCATCTCGGCTCGGCACCGAATTTCTCGGTACATCCCGATCGCTGGTCGGCAAACGGGGCCGAGCCATTTGTCGAACATCGCCATTTCCACAATGACGACAAGGTCAGCTGGACCACCTGCGCTACTGCCGAGTGCCACGGCGCCACCCTGAAGGGCGGCAACGGTTCCGGCCCGACCGGGCCGAGCTGTTTCTCGACCAGTTTCACCAACGACAACGCCATCACCAATGGTTGTCATCCCACCGGGCCACCGGCACCGCAGTCCCATGCCGGTGGCAATTTCAGTGATCCGGCCAACCATGGGCCCGAGGCCAAGGGGGCCAACCAGAACAACAACAACCAACTGGTCTGTCGCAACTGTCACGGCAGACCGTCCAATACCTTTGACGGTGGCATGGTTGCCGATCCGAATATCATCAATAATCCCAACGGCACCTGCTCGCAGCTTGCCTGCCACCCGGCGGCACAGGCGCATCCGACCGAATGGCAGGGCAGCGGCAGTGTTCCCGGGATCGATCCGGCCTATTTCTCCTCCCATCGGACCACCGACCAGGTCACCCGCGACGAGGCCTGCGTTCTCTGCCACAGGGTGTCTTCCGGGGGGCCGGGACCCAAGCCGGGCGCACCGAGCTGTTTTTCCAGCAACTTCACCAATGCCAACGGCACCGCCAACAATTGTCATGCCAACGGCCCCGGTGTCGCGCCCCATCCGACCGACGGCAGTTATCGCAATCCGGATGGCCCGACGGGGCACGGTCCTGACGCCAAGGCCAACCTGTCTTTCTGTGCCGGTTGTCATGCGACCAACACCGCGGCGGGAAGCAACCCCCGTTTCAATGTCCAGATCGGCGGTCTGCTGAACGGCTGTGAAACCTGCCACAAGGCGGGAACGGCGCATCCCGATTCGGACCGTTGGACCTTCAATCAGGACGGGCAGACCCGGCGGACGCATTTCGCGGCCGGTAATGTCACCACCGCCTGTGCCATGTGCCACAATGTCAGCGTCGGCGACAGCGGCGGAGCGGCCCCGGCCTGTACCGGCTGTCACCTGATCCAGGGAGTGTTCACCAGCCTTGACTGCACCAGCTGCCACGGTACCCCGCCTGACGGTACGGCGGATCTGACCGGTTCGACGACTCCGGTCGCCCATCAGACCACCAAGGCGGGCGGCGGCAACTTCACCGATGTGACCGGTGTCCCGCAGCATGAAACCTGCGCGGTCTGTCATGGCGCCAGGGATGACGGCAATGGCCGCCTGACGGTCAAGAACAGCAACTACGCCCTGTTTGACCGCAATTCCGCGACTTACAACCAGGGTGGGGATCACCTGGACGGGCAGATCGAGATGAACGGCCCGGCACCGAATACCGGCGCCGCCTACGACCCGGGAACGGTCGGCTGCGCCAAGGCCTGTCACGCCAACGACAACGCCCATCAACTGCCCAATGTCTCCGGGCTCACCATCGCCAACGGAGACTACGGAGCGGGCAGCGGCTGCACGTCCTGTCATCAGTATCCGCCGGATACCAGCCCGGTACTCGGCGCGCCGGCGATTGTGCCGGTCACCCATCTGTTCAGCGACAATGGCGTCAAGCTGCTCGCCAATCACGACGATTGCGCCGTCTGCCACGGGACCAGGGATGACGGCACCGGAGCCCACGCTCCGGCGGTCAACTACAACCCCAGCGTTGACCATCAGAACGGCAGCATCAATATCAATATCAACTACGGCTACAGCACCACCACCGGTGGTTGCGCCCAGTCCTGCCATGGCGACAACGCCAGCCACCGGTTCCCGGTTGGCGGTGGCTCCGGTAATACCATTGTCGAAGGCGATTACGGCCAGTCGGTTGCTGGCTGCAATGCCTGTCATGGTTACCCGCCGGACGGCAATGCCGACAGTACCCCGGCGGCGCCCGTCAGCCATCTTTTCAATGACAGCGGTGCAGCCCTGCTGGCCAACCACAATGAATGCCAGCTCTGCCATGGAACCAAGGATGATGGTAACAGCGCCCATCTGCCGACCGGTGACTACAACGTCTCCACCGACCACAGCAGCGGCAGCATCAACATCAACAGCCAGCTGCAGTATGTTTCCAATCCCGCCGATCCGACCTTCGGCGGCTGCAACAACAGTTGTCACGGCAACGACGCCAACCATCGCTTCCCGAACAGCTCCGGGTTGCCGATCACCCTTGGTAATTATGGCGGTTTTACCTGCGCGTCCTGTCATGACAACGGCGCCAACGGCGCACCGATCGTGAAGATAGGTCAAAATTTACATACCAGCGGGAACTGCGAAGACTGCCACCCCGGCGGTACCCGCGGCACCCTGCATGGTGCCGGAACCCCGGTACAACCGGAGGTGGTGTTCATTCCCAATAACCCGACCGTCGGCATCAACTACAGCAGTCACGGCGGCATCTATCTCGGCGGTGACGCCACCAGCCAGACCACCGAGGCCGAGATCTGCTGGGGCTGCCATGACAGCTTCAATCCGAAAATCAGTGAATGGGGCACCAACAGCACGGTCAATACCGGCCTGGTCGGCTATGATTACGGCCAGATCTATGCCGATGCCGGCACCACGACTGTCACCTCGAACTGGGTCAACGCCTGGTGGAAATCGGCGACCCCTGATTTCGCCTACAAGACCGGCCAGGTCAGCTCGACCCATTCGGTCAATCCGGCGGTCACCGGCCCCGGGGTCGATAACGTCGCCCAGATTCGCTGTTCCTACTGCCACGATGTCCATGACCGCAACCAGGCTCCCGGTGACAATGTCTCGAACGCGCCCTACCTGCGCGGTACCTGGAAGGGGAACCCCTATCCGGAGGACGGCGCCCCGCAGTCCGGGCACACTTACAATATTTACAACCGCTATGGTCCGGTGCCGCGCGGGGATATCAGCAACAACGAGACCGGCGGCTACCAGATCGACCAGAATAATGGTAGACCCAATACTTGGAGCGCTGATCAGTTCGGGGGACTGTGTGAACTCTGCCACGCAAATACCGGCGATCCAAGTTTGAACGGGAACGGGGTATGGGATCCGGGCGAAATCGATACTCTCAATGAATTCGGTGATCCCGCGCAGGCCTGGGTCGGCACCAATGGCCACTCGGCCGCCGTCAAGGGCGGAGGCGGCACCAACGCTGCCGATATCCTCACCGCAGCGATCCGCAACCCGTCAGGGATCGGTAACAATAAAAATGATTCGGGTCGTCCCGACATGGGGTATTACTCTTACAACGGGAGTCGGGGGTATGGTTTCCGCAGCCTGCACAGCAACGGCTGGCAGTTGTTGCCGAGTCTGGACGGATCAACGGAGAACTATGCTTTTAAAGACTACTCCTGGCAGGATCTGAACAACAATGACATCAACACCGATACCGGACTCGATACCAGTGTGCATGAGTTCACCTGCTCCAAGTGTCACAACCCGCACGCCTCGCGCCTGCCGAGGCTGATGATCACCAACTGTCTGGATACCAAGCACAACACCTGGGATGATGATTTCCAGACCATCCCCAACACCAGCAATGGTGACGGGGCTTCAACGCCGAGCACCGAGAATATCGGTGTCACCTGGTCCAACTCAACCTCGGCGCAGAACTGTCACCGGGTGAAAGATCCGAGCTTTACGAATGCGGGGGGGGATGGCTGGAACCGGGTGACCCCGTGGGGCGCCGGCGGCGGCAGCGCTCCGGACAACGGAACCATTCCATAA
- a CDS encoding Sec-independent protein translocase subunit TatA/TatB, whose protein sequence is MFGLGWMEIGILVLILVLVFGPGRAGAMAGKIFGTVKKVDEAKRSVLSPTGLLERFLGGQKPADKPEKKD, encoded by the coding sequence ATGTTTGGACTCGGCTGGATGGAAATCGGAATACTCGTCCTGATCCTGGTGCTGGTCTTCGGCCCGGGGCGGGCCGGGGCGATGGCGGGCAAGATCTTCGGCACGGTGAAGAAGGTCGATGAGGCCAAGCGCAGCGTTCTCAGCCCGACGGGGCTGCTGGAACGGTTCCTCGGCGGCCAGAAACCCGCCGACAAACCGGAGAAGAAAGACTAA